The DNA region CCGGATAAGGAGACCGTCCGGTTTATTGCCGAGGCGGCCCGACAATTCTTTACAAGGGACATCCGCGAACATTTGGATGTCACTTACCTGTTTGATGTCGAGATACGAAATGAAAAGATGAAAACGGGCTGGAACCCGGAGGTCAAAGTTGAAAGAGACCGGATCAAAAAGGAACTGGCTGAGATAAGACTGGCCATATCTGAGCAGGAGGAGGCGATTGATGCCAGGCTTGACCAGATCCTCGAGGAAGCCTTGGTTTCAAAAATCGAAAAAGCTGAAGCAGAAGCTGGCCCACCCGCTCCCAGGCCTTCGCGCAGGAAAGAGATGATCAAGTACGGCTTGGCCGGCGCCTTCATCGGCATCCTGCTCGCGGCTTTCATTGCCGTCTTCAAGGCCACCTCCCAAGGTCTGATCTGGTCTCCGGAAGACTTTGCTGACCAGGTCAAACTCTTTTACATTGGGTCGGTTCATGAATCCACAAGCCAGGAAAACAAAAAGATGGGGGCGGGGATCGACCGCTTGCTGACCCGCCTCTTCTACGGGAGGCAAAGGTCTGAAGATCCGCAAAGAGATCTCCATTACACTGCCTCGGTTCTGGAAGGCCTGACCCATGATGCCCGATTGCTTCTTGAAGCGGGGGACCGCTATGTCCTGGCCGTGATCGGAAGCGGCAGTCAAGGCCCGCTTGACCGGCTGGTTCAGGTTTTGAACGGACTTGACCGGCTGGAAGCGGTCAGTGTTGAGCCGGATACGGCTGAAGGGGTCAAAATCCTCAGTTCAGCCCATGGGGTGGTTCAGCTGGTCGAAGCCAGGGGAACCAGGGTCAGGCGCGCGGTGCATGATCTTGAGCTGTCTTTGAGTCTGGGCAGGAAAATTCTGGGGATCGTGGGCCTCGAGATCATTTAGGTTCCCTGGCAGAAGGTTTGGAAGGAGGCGCCTGATTTGCGCCTCTTTTCTTTTTTCGCCGTAAATTTCAGCGAACCATGAGTATCTGGCGCTCGAATTCACTGTGGCAGGCCAGTCCGGCATGGTAATTCCAGAGGGCCTGAGCTTGCAGGTCAAGTGCCGCCTGCTTCGCCGCCGAGGGATCCTTGAGCTGACGGAAGCCGGACGCATTCATGATGACCGGAAGCCGGGCTTCTTTTCGCATGAAGGAAAGGAGGCGCCTGCCCCGCCGGTTGAAACCCAGGACACGGATATAGCCGGGACCATCCGATGTTAAGGCCCGGTCAGCTGCTTCGATGCCCAGGGCGGCTGCCAGGATGGCCCGGCGGATCCGGGTGGCCGGATGGGCGCGTGTGGCCAGCTGATTGATCAGGCGCTCGTAAGGGGTCTTGTCATCCCCCGAGGCTGAGGGCGGATCGCTTCGGATCGACTTGAATAACCGGCCGGCCAGGCCGCCCTGCATTCCCTCCATTTTTTCCAATTTTTCCCGGTCGAAAAAAGCGGGGGAACGCAGGAGCGCGGGTCCCATCACCTCTTCCGGGAGCAAACCCCTGCCCGCAGTGACCGCTTCCATGATGGCGGCGGCTGAGGGCGGGGGAAGAATCCGGGCCAGATAGACAAGGAGGGGATGAAAGTCTCCGGGACCTTTTGAAAGGGCGTGCCAGATCCTGCCCCGGATAAGGGTTGCCGATGTTCCGGCCTTGTCAAAAAGGGGCAGGGCCAGGGTGGGAAGGGGCCCTGACCTGAGCAGGGCTTTTTCATATTCGACCGCCAGGATGGTGTTGGAATTGCGGAGCAGGCCAGCAAGGGAAGGGTCACCGGAGCATTGAGCCAGGGCCGCTTCACGGGCAGCTGCAAAACCCATGCCGGAGGCGATGCCGTCGCGGATGACCCGGCCCAGCGTCCCGGGTTCATCGGCCAGGATGGCCGCGGCTCTTTTGATCTGGCTGTGCCGGCCGGGGTCCTCTGTCCCGTAGGCAATGCGGCGGACCACCCCGGTCGCGAGCAGGCTGTCAACCGCACCTTGGG from Fastidiosipila sp. includes:
- a CDS encoding nucleotidyltransferase family protein, whose translation is METCGLTAEYNPFHKGHARQLRMIRELLGQDAGILVCLSGPFCQRGVPALLDKGVRAGIALREGADLVLELPAAFAASSAERFAQGAVDSLLATGVVRRIAYGTEDPGRHSQIKRAAAILADEPGTLGRVIRDGIASGMGFAAAREAALAQCSGDPSLAGLLRNSNTILAVEYEKALLRSGPLPTLALPLFDKAGTSATLIRGRIWHALSKGPGDFHPLLVYLARILPPPSAAAIMEAVTAGRGLLPEEVMGPALLRSPAFFDREKLEKMEGMQGGLAGRLFKSIRSDPPSASGDDKTPYERLINQLATRAHPATRIRRAILAAALGIEAADRALTSDGPGYIRVLGFNRRGRRLLSFMRKEARLPVIMNASGFRQLKDPSAAKQAALDLQAQALWNYHAGLACHSEFERQILMVR